ACCGGAGATGATGCTGTTCCACATGCGCTCCCGTCCCTTTGCATGAGCCGGACACGGCCAGGGAGGTGTGGGCGTGCTCCGAGCAGACGGGAAGGCCCCGTCGGGTCATTTTTCGCGGCAGGTCGTCCCAGCCCCGGTAGCGCGTGAACGAAGGTCTCACTCCGCGCGCAACGCCCGGAGTGGGGCCCATGGCCATGCTCTTGCACACCCATTCCTCGCGCCATGGCGGCTCCTCCCTCTTCCTCGTATGGCTTCGACACGCTTCCCTGCGCTCCGGCCGACTCCCGGTCGGAGACGGTGGCGGGCGTGGCGCGTCCGTCCGTCGGCGCCTTCCCGGAGTGGGAGCCGCCTCCCCACTTCGACGGCTACCAGGTGCTCCGGTGCGTGGGCCGCGGAACCATGGGGCAGGTCTTCCTCGCGCACGACACGGTGCTGGACCGGCCAGTGGCGCTCAAGCTCCTCACCGCGGGGGGGGCGGACGCGGCGGAGCGTGAGCGGCTCCTGGTTGAGGCGCGCGCCGTCGCGAGGCTCCAGCACCCGAACGTCGTCACCCTCTACCGCGTGGGCGAGGTGGAGGGGCGGCCGTACCTCGCCTGTGAGTTCGTACGGGGGCATGGCCTGGACGCGCTGCCGCTGCCGCTGCCCGCGGCCCAGGTGGTGAAGATTGGCCTCGACCTGGCGCGTGGCCTCGCCGCGGCGCACCGCCGGGGCGTGCTGCACCGGGACCTGAAGCCCGCCAACGCCATCCTCGCGGACTCGGGGGAGGTGAAGCTGCTCGACTTCGGCCTGGCGAAGCTGGTGGAGGCCGGGTCCGACCCCGCGCTCACGGACGACTCAAGCCTGGTGGGCACGCCGGCGTACATGGCGCCCGAGCTGTGGCGGGGCGAGCCGGCGTCGGTCCAGTCCGACATCTATTCGCTCGGGGCGCTCCTCTATCACCTGTGCTCGGGGCGGCCGCCCCACGTGGGGGCCACCCTCCATGCCCTGGTGACCCAGGTGCTACGCGAGGCGCCCTCGCCCCTGGAGGGCGTGGAGCGCGCGCTGGCGGAGCCCATCCTCCGCTGCCTCCGCAAGACGCCCGGCGAGCGGTTCCCCCTGGCGGACGCGCTGTGCGAGGTGTTGGAAGGGCTGTCGCCCGAGCGCCGGCACCTGGCGCTGCCCGAGGGAAACCCCTACCGCGGGTTGCAGTCCTTCGAAGCGCAGCACCGCGCGCTGTTCTTCGGCCGCGACGCGGAGATGCGTGCGCTGCTCGAGCGCTTGCGCACCGAGCCGTTCCTCCTGGTCGCCGGCACCTCGGGCCTGGGCAAGTCCTCGCTCTGCAGCGCGGGAGTCCTCCCCCGGGTGAGGGAAGGGGCCCTCGACGGAAGCGGACGAGGCGGCGGAGGACGTGTCTGGGCGGTCGCCACTCTCACCCCCGGCAAGCGTCCCCTGCGGGCCCTGGCCGCCGCGATGGCGCAGCACCTCAAGGAGGACGAGGAGGCCCTCGCGCTGCGGCTGGGCGGCGAGTGGCGGGACGTCACCCGGGAGCTGCGCCGCCGTGCCCGCCAGGGTGCGCCGCTCTGCGTCTTCCTGGACCAGCTGGAGGAACTCGTCACCCTCAGCGCACCGGACGAGGCGCGGCGGATGGCGGAGGTGCTCGAGGACCTCGCGGTGCCGGGGCCGGGACTGCGCGTGCTCGCAACCTGCCGCGCTGACTTCATCGCGAGGCTCGCTTCGCTGCCGGGCATGGGAGACTCCATCAACCGGGGACTCTTCCTGCTGAGGCCGCTGTCACCCGAAGGCCTCCGCGCCGCCGTGGTGGGCCCCGCTCGCGCCATGGGTGTGGAGTTCGAGTCGGACGCCATGGTGGAGGAGTTCGTGGAGGCGGCGTCCCGCGCCGAGGGTGCGCTGCCCCTCCTCCAGTTCGCCCTGGCCGAGCTGTGGGAGGCCCGCGACACCGGCCGGCGCGTCATCACCGCGACGGCGCTGACGGCCGTGGGCGGCGTGGTGGGCGCGCTGGCCCGGCACGCGGACGCGGTCGTGGCGCACCTGCCCCCGGAGCATCGCACCGCCGCCCGCCGCCAGCTGCTCGCGCTGGTGACGCTGGAGGGCACGCGCGCCCGGCGCACCGAGGCGGAGCTGCTCGACGGCACCCCCCAGGCCAGGGCCGCCCTGGCGGCGCTCGTCCGGGGACGGCTGCTCACGGTGGGGGAGGCACCCGAGGGGGCCATGTACGAAGTCACCCACGAGGCGCTCATCCAGTCCTGGCCGCTCCTGCGCCAGTGGCTGAAGGAGGACGCGGAGCTGCGCGTGCTCCGGGAGCGGCTCGCGGTGGCCGCCGCCGAGTGGGAGCGGCTGGGCCGCCGGCGGGAGGCCGTCTGGGGGCCACGCCAGCTCGCGGAAGCGGCCCTGCTGCCGACGTCGGAGCTGCCGGAGCGGGAGCGGGACTTCGTCGCGGCCAGCCATCAGGTCATCCACCGCGGACGGGTGGTGCGCGTGGGCCTCTCGCTCTGCGGACTCCTGATGCTCAGCGTGGTGCTGGCCGGCGTGCGCTACCGCGGCCAGGTCCGGGAGCTCGCGCGGGCCCAGCTGGCTGAAAGGCAGCACCAGACCTCCAGGCGCGACGAGCTGCTGTCGCGCCTGGCCGCCCACGATATGGAGGGGGACGGCAGCGAGGCGCGGGTCCTTGGCCGGACGCCGGTGTCCGTCCCCCAGCTCGCGCCGGGACACTACGTGCTCACCCCCGCGCCCCTGCACCCCGTGAAGGGCGGCGCGTCCTTCATCACCCGCTTCGAGACGACCTTCGGCGAATAGCTCGACGACCTCGAGGCGCGCGGCGCGGACGGGCGCGCCTACCCCCACGGCGAGCAGGTGCTGCCCGCGGACGCCCACTTCGACGAGACGTACCGGCGGCAGCCCCTGGCCACGAGCCCGGCGAGTCATTACCGGAATCGAGTCGAAGGATGCTCAGACAGTGGATGCTCGGACTGGCCTTCGGGCGGCGGGCTGCAACGCGGTGGATGGCCAGGAGCGGTTCGATGAGGCCGGGAGCACCCGCTCCCAGTCCCCGGAGGTGGCCCGCGGCACGGCGCTCAACGGCCACGAGCTGAATGGCCGCGAGCTCAACGGCACCCAGCTCAGCGGGCGCGAGTTGGACGGCACTTCAGCTGACTGGAGGAAGAAGGGCGGGCGGCTCCGCGCCCTCTCGAATGCAGGAACACCGGGTGGCCTGATGAGGGCCCACCCGGTGTCCTGGCAATCCGGTGCGTCGCGGACGGGCGCGCTACGGCGTGTGAGAGCCCATGTACTGGAACGTGCCCGTGGGGAACAGGTTCCACTCGGTTGCGTCGAAGCGCGCGGCGCCAATGCCGATGCCGGGATTGCGCACCAGGGTCCCCCCCAGCGGCAGGATGTCGCCGCGGGCCGAGTTGCTGGGGTCGCCCAGCACGTCCACCGTCTGCCCATCACGCGTGAGCACCATGGCCGTGGTGACCAGCCCGTTCAAGCGCAGCGTCACCTCGTCGTTGTAGTACATCGCGGACGTCACATCGAAGAAGTCGTAGAACTGCGCATCGATGGCGACGTGCACCATGCCCGCCCAGGTTTCGGACAGCGGGACGTTGACGATGTTCATCCGGCCGTTCGCGCTGTCCCACTGGTGCAGCTCGAGCACGTAGCCCTCGGCCATCGTGTTCGGCTCGCCCGCGTAGTAGAGCTCCACCGCGAGCCGGTTGTCGCCCGCATCGAGGAACTCCGAGAAGAACAGCGTCGGGTCGCTCACGGTCACCGCGAAGCGCTGCTCGGCCGTGCCGCCGTGGCCGTCATCCGCGTGCACGGTGACGTGAGCGATGCCCAGGCCCGCCCCCGAGAGGGTCACCATCCCGTTGCTCACGCTCGCGCCCGTCACCTGCGGCGCATCGCTGCTCACGGTGAAGGTGAGCGGGTCGCCGTCCTCGTCGGTGAAGAAGTCCGCAGCCGCGAACGTGCGCGTGTTGCCGGGGACGATGAGCCGGTCCGCGATCGGCGCGGCCACGGGCACATGGTTGGGCGGCGCCTCCACGACGGTGAGGGTGAGCGGCTCGCTGCTCGCGCGCAACTGGCTCGCGTCGACCGCGACGACGCTGAAGGTGTGCTCGCCGAGGCTCGCGCCCTGGACGGTGAACGTCGCGGTGTAGCCGCCAGTGCCCTCGCTCGCGCTCTGCGTGTCGAGCAACTGCGCGCCGTCATAAAGCTCGAAGGACGCCACGCGGTCGTTGTCGGCCGCGGCGGCGATGAGGGTGAGGGGCGTGCCCTCCGCGACCTCGGTCACCGCGCTCCCCAGGACGACCGTGGTCGGCGCGGTGACGTCCTCCCGGTTGAAGGCCACGCTCAGGAGCGCCCGCTGCCCGGCGGCCACCACCGTGCTCGCGCCGCTCACCGCCGGGCGGTATCGCCAGCCGGCATCGGAGAACTCCACGGTGGTCAGCGAGTAGTCACCCGGGACGAGGTCGCGCAGGAGGGTGCCGTCCTGGCCCTGGAAGGACTGGCCGTCAGGGCCGGCCACCGTCACGGACTGGCTCGAGGGCACGCCCTGGAGCGCCACTTCGAGCAGGCCGGTCACCGCGTGGTACGCGACCTCGGGCTCCGCCGTCTGGCCGGCGGCGAGCGTGAAACTCCCCGCGCTCACGGTTGCCGCGTACTGGTACGTGCCATCGCTCGCGCGAGCCGCCGTGAGGACGTAGTCACCGGGCACCAGGTGCTCGAGCATGAAGGTGCCGCCCTCGTGAAGTGTCCGGGTGTATCCCTCCGGCCCGGTGAGCGTCACGTCCGGGGTGATGGCCGTCACCGTCACCGTCAGCCGCACACGCGAGTCGATGACGGCGAACGTCAGCGTGGGCGTTGCCGTCTCGCCCGCGCGGATCTCGAGCGGCACCGGCGCGGCGCGGTAGGTGAATCCATCGAACTCCACGTCCGCGCCCGAGAGGACGTACGCGCCCGGCGCGAGGTCGCCCAGCTGCCCGTTCACGGGCAGCGCGACAGGGTCCGCGCCGGCGGCCCCGAGCTTCAGGAGGGTGCTCGCTCCCTGCGGCAGGCCGGTGGAGCTCGCGACCAGGTGACCGGTGGAGGCCCGGTACGTGACGGTGAGCTGCCGCGTCTCCCCGGCCACCAGCGTGAAGTTCGCCTCGCTGAGTGCGGGCGTGTATTGGTAGGTGCCATCCGTCGCCGGCACGGCCGACAGGCCGTACTCGCCGGGCGCGAGGGCGCTGAGCGTGACGTCACCCGCCTGCGTGAATGTGGCCGAGTAGCCATGGGGGCCGCTCAGGGTCACGCTGGGGGTGATGCCGCTCACCGCGGGGATGCTCACGGCGATGCGAGCGTCGATGGCGGCGAACACCAGCGTGGCCGTGGCGATTTCACCGACCTTCACCTCGAAGACGACCGGAGCGGCGCGGTAGGTGATGCCACCGGACTTCACGTCGGGCGCCTTGAGGGTGAAGGTCCCCGGGGTCAGGTTGTCCACCATGTTGCCCGCCGGGATGCGAAAGGTGGCCCCCTGCGCATTCTGCAGCCTGAGGGACGCGCTCGCGCCGCTCGGCAGGCCGGTCGAGCCCAACTGCGCGGCACCGCTGAGCGTCATGCCGCCGGACGCCGCGGTCTGCCCCGCGCTCACGGTGACGCTGCTGGACTGCCCGACAGGGCCGCTGATGTTGTAGGTGCCGGGCGTGAGGTCCTCCAGCTTGTAGGTGCCGCTGCCGGTCAGGGTCTGGCTGTAGCCGCCCGGGCCGCTCACCGTGACGGACGTGACGGGCTCGGCGGCGGCGGCATGGCCGCGGCGGGCCATGGCCTCGACAGCCGCGTTGCCGTCCGCGCTCACGGTGACCACCAGCGCGCCGGTGATGGGGACGTAAGCGATGTCGAGCGTGGGTGTCTCGCCCGCGCTGACCGTGAGGGTGAGGGGAGGCGCCGCGAAGGTGTACCCATCCTGCTTATAGGGCTCGCCCGTCACCGTGTACGTCCCGGGGGGCAGTTGGAGCTGGCCGGTCGCATCGACGCGATAGACCTGCCCGTCGGCGCCGGTGAGGGTCACCCGGGTGAGCACCTCCTCGGGGGCGGAGATGGTGACGACGGCATTGGCATTGCCAATGACAACGGGGGCGGGCGCTTGACCGCAGGCGGTAAGCAGGAGGAGGGCCGTGAGGAACAGCAGGGATGTGCGCTTCATGGATGGGTCTCGGTCTGTGAACTGACTGCGACCCGCGCTTGAGCAAGGAGCGCACCAGGGGAATTTTGAGGGCAACGCTGGATCCGGCGCGCCGGGGCTGGTGCGCCGGAACCGGGTCGTTCTCCGATGTCCATGGAAAATGACCCGCCAGGACTGTCAGGAATTGGCCGGCCGCTGGGGGCAAACCAGACACGGGCTCGCGGTGCTGAAGGCCTGTCACTTCACGGTACGGCGTTTGCTCTGGCCTCGTGGCCATGAGCTCCCGGGGTGTGGATTCCAATTCGCGGTGCCGACGCCGTCCTGCTTCGGCAGGTGGGCAGCCGCGCGAGCGGGGCTTCGCCCTGCTCGGAGCCCTGGGAGTCACCCTTGCGCTCACATTGGCGGTGACCATCACCTGGCGCATGGTGCGCCAGGAGGCCGACGTCCAGGGTGACCTGCGCCGACAGAAGGAGGCGTTCTTCGCGGCGGAGGCGGGACTGGCGGAAGGGCGCGAGACGATGCGCCTGCTGCTCGGGAACGCGGAGACCTACAACCCGGCCATCACCGCGCTCGGCGCTCCCGCGAGCGAGCCAGGACTCGGCTCCCCGACGCAGCCCTGGTACGACGTGCTGCCAGGCGCCAGCAGTGCTGGCGACGGCTGGACCCCGTACGCGCTCACCCCGGAGGACATGGCGCCCTCGGAGCTGGCGAGCGGGAGCGGAGACGTCTACGCGGACTACCCGCGTCAGGCGAACGTCCGCTACCGGGTCTTCGTCCACGACGACGCGGACGACGGCGACTTCACCGAGGACAGCAACCGTCAGGTCTGGCTCGTCGCCGTGGGAGAGGTGGTCGGCGGCAGCGGGCGTCCCACGCGCGCCGTGGTCCAGGCCCTCATCACCAACGACAACGCCCAGCAGCTCACGGGCCCCGGTTGCGTGAACCGGGGCTGCGGTCCCAGCAACTCCTTCAACAACACCCAGGACCGCCAGGCGCCGGCCACCCAGACGGTCCGCTTCTTCTGAGGATTGCAAAGACATGCATGCGGCATCCATGCGAGCTCATCTGATTCCCTGGCTCCTCCTGCTCGCGCCGCTCGCCCGCGCGGAGAACCGGGGAGAGGACTTGTTCAACCAGGCGTGCTCGCGCTGTCACATCGCCCAGGCAGCGACGCGGGCCTCGCCCACCTCGGGACTCGTCGGGGCCTCCAAGGGCAGTGGCCCCAACCTGGGCGAGCTGATGCCTCGCCGCACCTACGAACAGGTCCGCGCGTGGATCCAGGCGCCCCAGCGGCAACGGCCCGAAACGGGGTGCGACACCCGCATGCTGGCGCCCTCGGACGTGGGCGCGCTCATGTCCTATCTCGCCACTGTCTCGCAGCCTCCCGAACCGCCGCGGGCGGAGCGGTTGCGGCAGGAACTGGCGCAGCAGGTTGCCGAGCGGCGTGCCCGGCAACGACAGGCCGGGACGAGCACCGGCTCGAAGGAGCCGCGATGACCCGTGCGCTCCGTCGCTTCATCGCTCCCGCGCTCCTGCTGGCACCGCTGCTCGCCGGGGCGGAAGGTCTCAGTCAGCTCTGCGCGGACGTGCTGGACCAGGACAAACAGCCCACGTTCCAGGCCAGCGGCTTCGACACGAACCAGTCCATCCTCATCACGAGCGAGAACCCGGCACGCCTTCAGCTCAACACCAACCTGACGGTGCTGGACCCCGAGCACATCTCCTTACCGTTCGACCAGCACGTCACCATCAGCTACGTGTTCGAGTCCGCCGGCGCATCCCACGCGCTTGGCTACATGTACCTGGATGATGTGAAGGCACGCGGCTACGCGGATGAAAGTGGGAACCTCGTGGATGCCAATGGCAATGGCATCCTGGACCTGCACGAAGACCTGTACAACCTGGCTCCCACCAGCGGCTCCAGGGCGCGTCCCTATATCGGGCCCTACACGTCGGACGGTGTTCCCAATCGCCGGTGCAACGTCTCGTTCACCTCGGGCGGCTTCACCTACAACCAGCCCGAGCTGGCCATGAGTGGCGGCTGCGCCAATACCTTCAGCTCCCAGCAGAGCGTGAGGGATGCGCGGCCGGGACAGACGGGCACCACCATCAAGGTGGACCTGGTGGGCAGCACCATGGGCGGCACTCCCACCGCGCCCGCCTTCTCCGACCGGGGCGTCTTCAACTTCATTCCCAACCTGCTGGAGCCGCCGGACCCGCGCAACAACAAGCTGGGGCTGGGGAAGATGGTCTTCCTGCTGTCCGACGACGACACGGACACGACCGTCTTCAACAACCTCGCCCCGGTCGCGGACTCGAGCACCACCGCCGACGGCGTGCCCGACTACGACGTCTCCAAGTACGACGCCAACGGCCTCCAGCGCGCCACCAATCCGGACACGGGCATCACCACGTACGACCGGACGGTGGACCTGGGGCAGCTTCAAGGCGGCAAGGAAATCGTCTTCTTCCTCGTCGTCTTCTACGACGCGACCCACGCCCCCACGTCGACGGGCGGTACCGTCTACCCGTGCCTGCGCCGTGACTCGGCGGACAAGTGCACCCTCCACTTGCGCACGTCCGTCTCCGTCTTCTTCTCCAAGGCGTCGTGGAACCTGGACCAGAACGCCGTGGCTGGCACCACGGTGGCCGAGCGCAACATCGGCTGCAGCTACAATGCGAGCTGCGACCCGAACAGTCCCAGCAGCTCCGCCGGGGCCTGCACGGTGGTCAACTCCACCCAGAAGCTGTGCGGCTGGCTGGAGGGCCCGAAGACCAGCACCAACTCCACGCTGGGCCGGTTGAACACGTCGGCCTACGGCAACCTCGACATGCCCATGGAGAAGGTCTCCATTCCCCGGCCCGCCAACAACCGCATGCCCCACGTCATCGTGGGGGCGCCGAGCACGGACCCGTTCCGGTGGATCCTCGGGTTCGAGGACCTCAATGGAGGCGGCGACCGCGACTTCAACGACGTCGTGTTCATGATCAACAAGGAGAACGGCGGAGGCGTGCGCTCGGGCACCGTCTCCGGTGACATCTCACCTTCCGTCGCCGAGGACTTCACCATCACCAAGGTCCGCTTCCGGCGTCAGGACGACCTCGCGCCCGCGCCGCGCACCTGTTCCGGTGGCGCTCCGTGCTGGTCGGAGGAGCTGCCGGGCGCGTGCCGGCCCCCCGGAGGGCCGCTGCCCACCATCCGGTATTCCATCGCCGTGGACTGCCGCGTCTGCAGCGATGGCGCCTGCACCCGCAATCCCAACCCCGCCTGGTATCCGGTGGATTTCCCCAACACCTCACCCCCCACCCAGCAGGTGGAGCTGGACATGCTGGCGCTGGGCTTCACCGGCTCACAGCTGTGCTGGAAGGCGGACATCACCAGCCCGAACGAGCGGTGCCGTCCCATCATCGATAACGTCGACGTGGGCTACCAGGCCGTACGCGCCGGCACGTACGCGCGCGCGTCGCCCTCCACCGTGGGCAACGCCATCATCTGGGGCACGAACGAGACCCCGGGCCGCGGCTGGGGCACGGGCTGGACGCCGCCCGGCTATGCCGGCATGCCCGCCGCCAGCCAGCGGGCCTACGATGACAGCAAGGACCAGTCGGTGCGGGGGCACCTCTCCTTCCGCTCGCTCTACGACCCGGAGGACCCCACCCGGACGAGCGTCGTCGAGCGGTGGGATGGCGGTCGCGTCATGGCGGTCGCGCTGGCGCAGGGCCAGGACCCCACCACCCGCCGCCTCTTCACCATGGACGGCACCGGGGCGCGCACGGACATCGAAACGGTCGCCGCGGACAGCGCGTCCACCAGTCCGCTCTTCCCCGACTCCCTCTGTGACCAGGTGGTCAACGGCCGCTATGTCTTCGACCTGAACGACGACGGGACGTGCGGGACGCCCACCCATCCGTTCAAGCAGATTGACGACGACACCAACGACCGCGCCTTCCTGCGCGAGTGGCTGTATGGCTGGGAGGACCTGCACCCGCCGGCCCCCTCGAATGCGCGGCGCGCCTGGCCCATGGGCGGCGTCAACCAGTCCACCGTGGCGCTCGCGGTGCCGCCGTTCTTCGACGCCTGGTACCAGGGCGCCCGCCCCGCGGAGCGCGACCAGTACCGCAAGAACTTCATGGAGCCGCTGAAGGACCGTCGCACCGTGGCCTATGTCGGCACGATGAGCGGCTACCTGCATGCCTTCGACGCGGGGGCGTTCCGCACCGATACACGCGATGGCTGCGTGGACGCGGACCAGCGGCGCGGCTACTTCGCGCCGACCTCATGCGGCGCGGGCACCTCCCCGCGCGACTATGGCACCGGCCAGGAAGCGTTCGCCTACCTCCCG
The genomic region above belongs to Corallococcus caeni and contains:
- a CDS encoding serine/threonine-protein kinase, which translates into the protein MARPSVGAFPEWEPPPHFDGYQVLRCVGRGTMGQVFLAHDTVLDRPVALKLLTAGGADAAERERLLVEARAVARLQHPNVVTLYRVGEVEGRPYLACEFVRGHGLDALPLPLPAAQVVKIGLDLARGLAAAHRRGVLHRDLKPANAILADSGEVKLLDFGLAKLVEAGSDPALTDDSSLVGTPAYMAPELWRGEPASVQSDIYSLGALLYHLCSGRPPHVGATLHALVTQVLREAPSPLEGVERALAEPILRCLRKTPGERFPLADALCEVLEGLSPERRHLALPEGNPYRGLQSFEAQHRALFFGRDAEMRALLERLRTEPFLLVAGTSGLGKSSLCSAGVLPRVREGALDGSGRGGGGRVWAVATLTPGKRPLRALAAAMAQHLKEDEEALALRLGGEWRDVTRELRRRARQGAPLCVFLDQLEELVTLSAPDEARRMAEVLEDLAVPGPGLRVLATCRADFIARLASLPGMGDSINRGLFLLRPLSPEGLRAAVVGPARAMGVEFESDAMVEEFVEAASRAEGALPLLQFALAELWEARDTGRRVITATALTAVGGVVGALARHADAVVAHLPPEHRTAARRQLLALVTLEGTRARRTEAELLDGTPQARAALAALVRGRLLTVGEAPEGAMYEVTHEALIQSWPLLRQWLKEDAELRVLRERLAVAAAEWERLGRRREAVWGPRQLAEAALLPTSELPERERDFVAASHQVIHRGRVVRVGLSLCGLLMLSVVLAGVRYRGQVRELARAQLAERQHQTSRRDELLSRLAAHDMEGDGSEARVLGRTPVSVPQLAPGHYVLTPAPLHPVKGGASFITRFETTFGE
- a CDS encoding DUF4114 domain-containing protein; this encodes MTRALRRFIAPALLLAPLLAGAEGLSQLCADVLDQDKQPTFQASGFDTNQSILITSENPARLQLNTNLTVLDPEHISLPFDQHVTISYVFESAGASHALGYMYLDDVKARGYADESGNLVDANGNGILDLHEDLYNLAPTSGSRARPYIGPYTSDGVPNRRCNVSFTSGGFTYNQPELAMSGGCANTFSSQQSVRDARPGQTGTTIKVDLVGSTMGGTPTAPAFSDRGVFNFIPNLLEPPDPRNNKLGLGKMVFLLSDDDTDTTVFNNLAPVADSSTTADGVPDYDVSKYDANGLQRATNPDTGITTYDRTVDLGQLQGGKEIVFFLVVFYDATHAPTSTGGTVYPCLRRDSADKCTLHLRTSVSVFFSKASWNLDQNAVAGTTVAERNIGCSYNASCDPNSPSSSAGACTVVNSTQKLCGWLEGPKTSTNSTLGRLNTSAYGNLDMPMEKVSIPRPANNRMPHVIVGAPSTDPFRWILGFEDLNGGGDRDFNDVVFMINKENGGGVRSGTVSGDISPSVAEDFTITKVRFRRQDDLAPAPRTCSGGAPCWSEELPGACRPPGGPLPTIRYSIAVDCRVCSDGACTRNPNPAWYPVDFPNTSPPTQQVELDMLALGFTGSQLCWKADITSPNERCRPIIDNVDVGYQAVRAGTYARASPSTVGNAIIWGTNETPGRGWGTGWTPPGYAGMPAASQRAYDDSKDQSVRGHLSFRSLYDPEDPTRTSVVERWDGGRVMAVALAQGQDPTTRRLFTMDGTGARTDIETVAADSASTSPLFPDSLCDQVVNGRYVFDLNDDGTCGTPTHPFKQIDDDTNDRAFLREWLYGWEDLHPPAPSNARRAWPMGGVNQSTVALAVPPFFDAWYQGARPAERDQYRKNFMEPLKDRRTVAYVGTMSGYLHAFDAGAFRTDTRDGCVDADQRRGYFAPTSCGAGTSPRDYGTGQEAFAYLPRLLLDRYVNRYVRYLGSGSLPRPQVDASPTIANVDLGVPGKPAWTMSSSPSRTEGAKTVLVSATGKGSPAVFALDITRPDLPARFPLPLWEFSLADTAVQQAFSDARATDTSSPKKVKLPDDAGSRHAPSVGRLAWGSSKDKGVWAAVVGTDYVPSSGRAGTLYLLDMKTGRPLDLGTTAAGRMAGVITLDDGSGIAAESTLVDVNRDGTYEVLYVPTTAGRVYRVNLDQVDTGAPPGAKVSRCRVADAPVDVSLSSGAAQSQDQSYQQLYSNLAVRVVDAPDGPVVRFYFGTADNPDESSDGPANNTSYRYHLLGYEDPDPTGTRGCVALTPLWVKPLDAGQAVWGGVSLSEDQVYATTAVGKAADICSLSSTQSGRFYAVGQLGGGTQGPTMSSAPIQGHGVSAPVVHDEHLFVLTADGKLLMVGDDSWNNDTGSAATTRSRVLLWEPAPEGRLPK
- a CDS encoding c-type cytochrome, giving the protein MRAHLIPWLLLLAPLARAENRGEDLFNQACSRCHIAQAATRASPTSGLVGASKGSGPNLGELMPRRTYEQVRAWIQAPQRQRPETGCDTRMLAPSDVGALMSYLATVSQPPEPPRAERLRQELAQQVAERRARQRQAGTSTGSKEPR
- a CDS encoding Ig-like domain-containing protein gives rise to the protein MKRTSLLFLTALLLLTACGQAPAPVVIGNANAVVTISAPEEVLTRVTLTGADGQVYRVDATGQLQLPPGTYTVTGEPYKQDGYTFAAPPLTLTVSAGETPTLDIAYVPITGALVVTVSADGNAAVEAMARRGHAAAAEPVTSVTVSGPGGYSQTLTGSGTYKLEDLTPGTYNISGPVGQSSSVTVSAGQTAASGGMTLSGAAQLGSTGLPSGASASLRLQNAQGATFRIPAGNMVDNLTPGTFTLKAPDVKSGGITYRAAPVVFEVKVGEIATATLVFAAIDARIAVSIPAVSGITPSVTLSGPHGYSATFTQAGDVTLSALAPGEYGLSAVPATDGTYQYTPALSEANFTLVAGETRQLTVTYRASTGHLVASSTGLPQGASTLLKLGAAGADPVALPVNGQLGDLAPGAYVLSGADVEFDGFTYRAAPVPLEIRAGETATPTLTFAVIDSRVRLTVTVTAITPDVTLTGPEGYTRTLHEGGTFMLEHLVPGDYVLTAARASDGTYQYAATVSAGSFTLAAGQTAEPEVAYHAVTGLLEVALQGVPSSQSVTVAGPDGQSFQGQDGTLLRDLVPGDYSLTTVEFSDAGWRYRPAVSGASTVVAAGQRALLSVAFNREDVTAPTTVVLGSAVTEVAEGTPLTLIAAAADNDRVASFELYDGAQLLDTQSASEGTGGYTATFTVQGASLGEHTFSVVAVDASQLRASSEPLTLTVVEAPPNHVPVAAPIADRLIVPGNTRTFAAADFFTDEDGDPLTFTVSSDAPQVTGASVSNGMVTLSGAGLGIAHVTVHADDGHGGTAEQRFAVTVSDPTLFFSEFLDAGDNRLAVELYYAGEPNTMAEGYVLELHQWDSANGRMNIVNVPLSETWAGMVHVAIDAQFYDFFDVTSAMYYNDEVTLRLNGLVTTAMVLTRDGQTVDVLGDPSNSARGDILPLGGTLVRNPGIGIGAARFDATEWNLFPTGTFQYMGSHTP